The following DNA comes from Candidatus Thorarchaeota archaeon.
AAGATGATGCGTATCTCTGGATTGAATCATCACCAGTGAGCCAAAGCAAGACAATCAATTCCTCGGAACCAATCTTCTCGTCTCCGAATGAATCCGATTTTCAAGCGGAAGAGGCAACCAATTCCTCGCAGGAAAACTCACAAGAACCTGAAGTAGGCGTAGCATACCTTGTCATTTGTCCACACTGTGGTCATAAGAACAGGCATGGACTTAGCAAATGTAAGAACTGCGGTGGTCCCCTCTAAGACACCCGGATGCTAGCCTGTTTTCAACGGATTAGGTATTGACCACCAGCCTTCTCACGTTGCAGCAAGTAGGAAAGCTCGCAAGACTTATGCATCAACCATGTTCGTCCATATTCGTGGTCGAGTTGGATTTGAATCTCAAGCACTTCATGAAACCGAATGGAAGAGCTGCGATTCTTGAACATAGAAAGCGGGCAGGAATTCTCCGAAGAGTTTTCGGGCACTATGTGGAGAAAAAGCAGAAAGTGGAAGAAATGAGGGCTGCAGAGTACCAGCTTCAAGAAGAATTTGATTATCTGCCCGAACAATCCTTTACCATTTATGTTGTAAACACTGAATGAGCACCACTCCGTAAGAAGAGTTGTCAAATATGTCACAGCTATCTCACATACCCCGGGTCCGTCGTGCCTTTCTTCCAACACCAATACATCAACTCCGTAATCTGGCGAATTCATTAGAAATCAACAAGCTCTATATCAAGCGAGATGACCTAACTGGAATAGGAGCGGGTGGCAACAAAACACGCAAGCTTGAATTCGTTGTTGGAAAAGCAATTGAGCAGAGAGCTGACACTCTTGTTACGGTTGGTGCACTACAAAGCAATCATTGTAGACAGACGGCCACCTTTGCGGCTAACTTGGGGCTTCGGTGTGTATTGTTGCTTGGAGGCAATGAGCCCGAATCCTCTAAAGGCAATCATATGCTAGATGGTTTGCTCGGAGCCGAAATCAAGTATTATGAAGATGCAGGATTTGAAGAACTGCATGAGCGACTTGATGACGTTGTCGATACACTATGCGAATTAGGTCTAAGCCCCTATGCTATTCCAGCCGGTGCTGCTACTGCAACGGGATGTCTTGGTTATGTTCAAGCAATGCTGGAACTCA
Coding sequences within:
- a CDS encoding D-cysteine desulfhydrase family protein, with the translated sequence MSQLSHIPRVRRAFLPTPIHQLRNLANSLEINKLYIKRDDLTGIGAGGNKTRKLEFVVGKAIEQRADTLVTVGALQSNHCRQTATFAANLGLRCVLLLGGNEPESSKGNHMLDGLLGAEIKYYEDAGFEELHERLDDVVDTLCELGLSPYAIPAGAATATGCLGYVQAMLELKEQIIEEQLDIDKIIVPVGTGGTLAGMLAGAEVVEMDIDIVGVTVLFDTDSCHSRISSLLNEMHKEYPDTIPETRRAIQIDDTFLDEGYGVVTNGVRSTIGTFAKMDGVILDPVYTAKAGLVLMRMAMVDELQKNESILFWHTGGLPATFAYSEALTA